From the genome of Desulfobaculum xiamenense:
AATCTTGATGGTGCTGCCATTGATTTTACAAATTCCTTTCAGCACGGACATCCTGGGCTCCTCCACGCTGCGCAGGGTTGCATAGCTGTCCTGAAGTTTTCCATCAGGTGTAGCCATGAGTACCATTTCTCCCATGAATTCGTTTTTGGTCGTTGCGAATTCGAGATCGTAGCGCTTAACGAATACAGGGGCACCAGAGGCGATTTCAAGATCGCTGCCAAAAGCAACGAGGAGGCCATTGTCGTGCAGGAACAGTTCTTCCCATGTTGCCTTGTTTCTGACTTGATCCTTGACGCCAAAAACATAAAAGACGGCATTCCCAAGATCGAGGGAAAGGGCAGAACTGGCTTCCGGGTCGCCCATTCCTGAGTAGAGGATGACTCGTGTGGCCATGCCCGGCTCATACATGCGGTCTTCGTCCGCTGCGAGGGAGCTCATGACGCTCTTGTGCTTGTCCCGCAGTGCCTCGGTCTTGCCTTGCTCGTAGATTTTGCCTAGCGCGGCGCCGACCTGGTTGCGGAAGAACTGTTGTTGTTCTGGCAACTGCTCAAGCGGGTCTTCGGAGAAGAGTGTGTTCATCAGACCGCGCCCTTCCTTCAGCCGTGTAATTTCGTCAGGGGGATAATCGGGCCAGTATCCTGTCCAGACTTCCTCGACCATGCACTTCGAGGGATCTAGGCCGAGAATGACGAGCTTTTCTCCGGGCATGAGTGAGCCAGCAAGTTTGGAGTCGATGCGCTTTGCCCACGTGACGTCTCCGTCTATCATCATAGTTGTATCTATGTAGACCAACGTTTGGCGCACGCTGTTTTGCCCTTTGAACGCTCCAAGGTCTGGAATCCCAGAGCCGAGCAAGGCATGCGCGTTGATTGGTGCGCCCATGAGCAAGAACATGATCAGCGACAGATGCGTGATGAGTTTCCACATAGTCATGTCTCCTACCAGCGGATCAGTTGTGTCACCTGGTCCCCGTTGAGGCGGGGGGTCAGTCTTTCGAATTCGACTCTGGTCATAGGGTGGTTGCTGTCGTCGTAGAATGTGGCCTGGTTCTTATTTGCGAAATCAGCAAGGTGGCGTTTGTATACGATAAGGAGGCGATTCGTCTCGTTGGCGATGTCGTTTGTGACCTTGCCTTTTCTTTCCTGAATGCGAAGATAGAGATCCAAATGGGTTCCCAGGTCTTCTTTGATTGCCTTCATCTCGTTTCGGACACGCTCTCTTTCAACGCTTCGGCTTGCCTCGTGCGCCTTTACATTGGAGTCTCTTGTTTTTGTAATTCTGTTTAGCGCGTGATCTGCTTTGATCTTGTATCGGGCGGCGTCTTCATACTCTGGGTTTTTGTCATGGAAGAGTGTGGCGACCCAAACGCTGATTCCCCATACTGCGGCATTGAAGCCAAGGCTTGTCAACGCTGAAGCATATGGAGCCATGCCTAAACCTGTAGCCTGACCTCCAAGGATATTGGTGCCCGTTGCCGCGAGTCGTACGGCCATCATGTTTGCAACGGCGATATAGCGAACGAAGTAGATGGAGACGAAAGCTATGACGAGAAATACGGACGCAACAATGAATTGCCATCCAAGAGTTCGCTTCTGCTCTCCAGTGCGGTGGCTGCCGAAGTAGTAGTTGTATTGCTTGAGCGTCTTGCCATGTTCGTGAGATGCCCATGCTACAACCCCACCCACGGCGGCGCTGGCCGCGAAGGCGAAAGCGGGAATATTCATGAAATCGACGAGGAAGCGGTAGTTGATCATGATTTCGCCGGAGGCAACCACGAGCAGGAGTATTCCATACATCCAAAGCGATCGTACGGTTGGCTGGCGGTTGCCTTCGGCCTGGCGCAGGCTTTTGTAGCGCTTTTCGGCGTCCTGGGCTTCCTGTTTCGCTCCACTATACCCGGCAGTGTTGTTTAGTACGCTATCCTCATCTCTTTTTTTTTGATCAACGAGCTCATCCACATCGCGATATTTGTTTTCGAGATTGCAGTATTCTTCGATTTTGCTCATATGTGGAGTAATTGATGATATGAAATCACTATATGCTCGCTGGAACGAGCGTAGAGCATCAAGTGCGAAGCCAGTGCATACAGCTTCCATGCTTCTCGTCATTCCTTGGTTGTCGCACAGTATTTCGCTACGAAGAGCTTCCCTCTGGGCTGCCTGTTTGACCTCTGCTTCGGCTTCGCTAGTATCTGGAATGTTCCATGCGATGCACTGATCGAAGTGTGTGCGGATTTCATTCATTTCGGAATCGCTTTCGATTTCGCTCATGCGTATTCTCCTGATTAATATACTTCGATGCTTTTATGGTTGGTAAGATATGTTTGGACGCTTTTGTGTTTAGCTGTTTCCAGTGTTCCCTCTAGGGGTGCGATCCTGTGCTCATCCGTGAGCTGCATTACTTGGAGGTCGTTTATCCCTTTTCGAGATTCGTCCTCCGCGATGGACGTAGATTTCTCGCGTATGGTGACTGAGCCATGATCTTGCTCTTCGATGCAGGTGGCACAGAAGTCCACCTCGCTGACGACGTTAAGGTTGGCCTGCAAGCTTGAGGAGAGGAGAAATTCGACTCGCCGATTCCTAGCGCGTCCCTCGGTGGTCTTGTTTGACGCGACGGGTTGCATTTCGCCAATTGCTACCGTGGACATTTGACGGGTGCGGACCCCTCGCGTGAGGAGGGCCTTCATGACGTTCGTTGCCCTGCGCAGTGAAAGCGCCATGTTGTATCCTTGTGTCCCCCTGCTGTCGGTATGCCCAAGGAGCAGGAGTTGAGTGTCTGGCATGTCACGCTTCATCATCTCCGACATGAGCTCCAGTATTCCTTCGCAATCCTTGCGTGGTTTGTCAGAGTCGAATGCGAAAAAGACAGCGCTGTCGAATCGAATCCGGATTACGGGTGTCGCATGATTGATGCCGTCGATTACGCCAGGCTCAACCTGAAAGCTGCTGACTTCCGGTTTGTTCCCGATTTTTAGCATGGCAACGAGTCGCTCCAGACGGTTGACACGGTCTTGCCATTCTCGTTGCGCTGTCAGCGGGAGCGTGTCGACTTGAAGTTTTCGAATCGGTGTTGTGGGGGCAGTCGCGACGCGTGGCGTGTTGGCAATGTGCGGCTGTACGTCGGGGCCTTTCGGTTGGCAGCCGTAAGAGAACCCGACAAGGAGAATGGCGAGTGCGAGATGATGAATGCGCATTATCGGCCTCGTGGGGGGATTAGTGGGCGTTAAGCGCTTCTGCTTACTAAAATACTGTCCAATAAATCAAGTATGCCGGTCTGTTTGGGATACATGTTTTCCGATGTTTATTTTGGGGACATTGGGGGCAGGCTCCTTGTTTTGGGCGTTATGGTTGTTGTGATCTGCAGGTTCCATGAATTGATTTGTCACCAAAGATGATTCAGATTGATTTTTTTGATCGATAATGAGCAGTGATCCGCCTGAGTTGATGTGACGCAGAATTTGTATACTCTGCTTGTTTTGTAACGCTGAAATGGGAACGGGCTGTTGAATTCGAGCGTCGTTGTGTCTAGCGTACAAGAGGAGATTGTTCGACAATGATGATGTCAGTGTTGAAAAAGACGAAGTATTCCATGATGGTGCGCATGTTTGCGGCCGTTTTTGTCAGCCTGCTTCTCGCTGGCTGTTCCGAGCCGCCAGCGCCTGCCGTGTCGCGCATTCCTGCCGTGAAGACGCAGGTCGTTGCTGGGCAGGGGTGGAATGTGTCGCGCACGTTTTCCGCCGTGGTCGAAGCCGGTGAATCCACCCGTCTCGCCTTTCCCATGAAGGGGACCGTGGCCGAGGTGAATGCCGAGATCGGCGATTCTGTCGAGGCCGGGAAGGTGCTTGCCGCCCTTGATCCCGTGCCCTTCGACAATGCCGTGCGTTCAGCCAGCGCGCAGGTGCGCTCGGCCCAGTCGTCACTGTTGCAGGCCACGGAGCAGTATCGCAGGCTCCAGACCCTCTACGGGCAGGGCATCGTGCCCAAGGCGGAACTCGACAAGGTGCGCGACGCGCGCATCGGGGCCGAGAGTTCGCTGGATCTCGCCCGCACGCAGCTTGAAAATGCCCGCGAGGATCGGCGGCGCACGAGCATCGTCGCGCCGTTTTCCGGCCGCATCTCCGCGCGTAGTGTCGAGCGCTACGCCGAGGTCAATCCCGGCGATGTCGTTTTCGAACTGGTGGGCCTGTCCGGTCTGAAGGGCAGGGCGCTGGTGCCCGAGGGTGTTGTGCGTGAACTGCACGTGGGCGGCGAGGCCACCGTGTCCTTCCCGACGCTGCCGGGCGTGGGGCTGAAGGGAACCATTTCCGAGATCGGTGCGGTGACCGAGGCCGGGAACGCCTTCCCCGTCTATGTGACCCTCGACGAGGGCGAGACGCGTTCGGCGGGCATTCTCGTCGGCATGGCGGCTTCGGTGAGCTTCCGCATGCAGGGTGCGGGCGGGCAGCCCGTGTTTCTCGTCCCCGTGTCCGCGCTGGCCATGACCGATCTGCCGCGTCTGTCCTCCGAGGGCGGAACCGGCGGGCGCGCGCCCATCTATATCTTCGACGCCGAGGCCGGAAAGGTGAGCCTGCGGCTGGTGGAGGTGCAGGGTATGCAGGGCAATCTGCTCGCCGTGTCGTCCGGTCTGACGCAGGGCGAGGAGGTTGTGGTGGCCGGGGCGAGCTTCCTCAAGGACGGCATGGAGGCCCGGCGCTGGGTGCCGGAAACCCCGCGCGAGGAGATCGACTTCGTCACGCGCGGCACGCAGCCGGAGAAGGAGAACTAGGCCATGGGTTCCGTGGTTCGCCTTACCATCGAACGGTCGCGGATGACCATCTTTCTGCTCGTCGTGCTCGTGCTGGCGGGAGTTGGCGTGTATTTCGATCAGGCCCGGCAGGAGGATCCGGAGATCACCATCCGCAAGGCGCAGGTCGTGGTGCGTTTTCCGGGGCTGCCGCCCGAGCGCGTGGAGAAGCTCCTCGTGCAGCCCATCGAGGAAGCCATCAAGACCATCCCCGAGGTGGAAAACATCGAGTCCATGTCCATGACTGGTATGGGCATCATCATGCCCGAGGTGGGCGACGCGTATTTCGACCTCGCCCCCATTTGGGCCGATTTGCGCAACAAGATGGACGACCTCGCCCCGAGTCTGCCGCAGGGCACGCAGGGGCCGATGGTCAACGACGATTTCGGTCGGGTGGCCGTCATCACCCTCGCCCTGACCGGCGACGGATTCAGCCCCCGCGAATTTCGTTGGATGGCCCGCGAAATGCGCGACCAACTGGTCAACGTGCCGCTGGTGGCCAAGGTTGACCTCTACGGCATTCAGGACGAGCGCATCTGGCTGGAATTCGACCCCGTGCGGCTGAACCGCATCGGCATGCAGCCTGCGGTCCTCATCTCCGAATTGCAACGGCGAAACGTCATCCTGCCCGGCGGCAGCGTGGCCGCGTCGGGCATGAAGATCATCATCCAGCCCACGGGCAGTTTCGACACGCTGGACGACATCCGGGGCGTGCCCATTCCCGTGTCCGGCGGCGGTACCGTGTACCTTGGCGACCTGTGCGAGGTGCGGCGCGGATACGTCGATCCGCCCAAGGCTCCCGTGCTTTACAACGGACGTCCGGCCGTGGTGCTGGCGCTGTCCATGGTGGCGAATTCCAACATCGCGGAGCTGGCCCGCAACGTCGAGGCGGTCATGCCCGGCATCCGGGCCGATCTGCCGCTCGGCATGGAGCTGTCCGTCATCAACTACCAGCCGGACCTCGTGGCCGAGGCCGTGGCCGGAGCCACCGAAAACCTGTTCCAGACCATCGGCGTGGTGCTGGTGGTGGTCATGGTCTTTTTGGGCTGGCGCACCGGCCTCATCGTCGGCACGGGCATTCCGCTCACGGTCATGGTGGTGCTGGTGGGCATGTCCATGTGGGACGTCGCCATCCATCGCATTTCCATTGCGGCCATCATCGTGGCGCTTGGCCTGTTGGTGGATAACGGCATCGTCATGGCCGAGGACATCCAACGCAGGCTGAGCCTCGATCCGGACCGCATGAAGGCCGCTACGGAGGCGGCGCGCTCGCTGGCCGTGCCGCTGCTGATCAGTTCGCTGACCACGGTCCTCGCCTTCCTGCCGCTCATGCTGGCCGAGAACACATCCGGTGAATTTCTCGCCTCGCTGACGCAGGTGGTCATCCTCGCGCTTTTGGGCTCGTGGTTTCTGTGCATCAGCGTGATTCCCGCCTTCTGCTACTGGTTTCTGCCCGCGCCAGCAGAGGGCCACGGCGGGGAGGAGCGCCCGACGGGCCGGGCCTATGTCTTCTACGAGCGGATTCTCAAGGCCGCCCTGCGGCAGCGGGTGCTGGTGGTCGTGGCGATATTCGCCGCGGTGGCCGGATCGCTGGTGCTCATGGGCGGCGTGAAGCAGCGCAATATGCCGCCGTCGGAGCGCAACCAGTTCACCATCTCCCTGTCGCTTCCGGCCGGGAGCGAGGTCGCGGAGACCATGCGCGTGGCCGGGCGGCTGGCGGATTTCCTGTCGGATTCCGAGCGCAATCCGGAGATCACTGGAAACGTGGCCTACATCGCCTCGGGCGGGCCGCGCTTCTTCCTTGCCCTTCAGCCGCCGGACCCGCTGGAGAACAGCGCCTTCCTCGTCGTCAACGTGCGTGATTACGCGGAGATGACGGGCGTCATGGAGCGCGTGGAGGACTACATGGCCGAGCAGCTTCCCGAGGCGCGCGGGCGCACGGAGACGCTGTTCCTCGGCGCGTCGCCCATCGGTACCGTGGAGGTGCAGATCACCGGCCCGGACGTGGCGGCGTTGCAGGTGCTGTCCGAAAAGGTGCTCGACGTCTACCGCGCCGTGCCCGGCGTGATCGGTCTGCGTAGCGACTGGGAGAACCCCGTGCTGTCCGTGCGGGTGGAGGTGGATCAGGAGTTGGCGACGCGGGCCGGGTTGTCCAGCGAGAGCATCGCCCGGACGCTTTCTGCCACGCTGGACGGTTACGGCGTGTCCGAGTTCCGGGAGGGCGAGAACGTCATCCCGCTTCTGGTTCGTTCCCACGGCGGTTCGCGGACAACGCTCGACGAACTGCGCTCCGTGGAGTTCTATTCCGATGCGCTGGGGACCTCGGTGTCCCTGCCGCAGGTGGCGAAGCTGCGTGGCGTGGTGGAGCCGAGCATCATCCGGCGTCTGGACCAGAAGCGCACCGTGACCATTGCGGCCCGGCATCCGGATATGAGTTCCATGGATCTCTATCGGGCCTTGCAGCCGGGGCTGGACGCCATCGACCTGCCGGAGGGCTACGCCCTTGCCCCGGCGGGCGAGGTGGTGGACTCCGCCGAATCGCAGGGCGAGCTGTTCAAGTACGCTCCGCACTGCCTGCTGGGCATCCTTGCGCTACTCATCCTGCAATTCAATACGTTCAGGGACCCGCTTCTGGTGATGTCCACCATTCCGCTCATTCTCGTCGGCTCGGTGCTGGGGCTTTTGGCCTTCAACGCGCATTTCGAGTTTCCGGCGCTTCTGGGCATCTTTTCGCTGGCGGGCATCCTCATCAATAACAGCATCGTGATGATCGACCGCATCAATCAGGAGCGCGCGGAGGGAGTCTCCGTGCGCGAGGCCGTGGTGTCTGCGGCGCTCATCCGCGTGCGGCCCATCATCATCACCACCACGACGACGGTGGTCGGCCTCATCCCGCTGGCGCTTCTCGGCGGCGAGTTCTGGTACGCCATGTCCATCGTCATCATGTGCGGGCTGGCCGTGGGCACGCTCATGACGCTCTTCTTCGTGCCGGTGACCTATTCGCTGCTGCATCCGGAGCGTGCGGCATGAGCGCGATGCCAATCGGGACGTGGAATCGGTTTGGTGGCAGATCGGATGGGGGCGGGAGAAAGACGCTTGCGCTTCTGCGGAAAGTGATTAGATAGGTGCGCATGCAAGAATTTGAATCCCCCATCATCATAGATGCCGAAAAGTGTGTCGCCTGCGGGCTGTGCGCCAAGGATTGCCCGCTGGGCGTGATTGTCGTGGACAAGGAGGCCGGTTCGGCCGCTCCGCATCCCAAGCGGGCGGAGCGCTGTTTCGCGTGCGGCCACTGCATGGCCGTGTGCCCCACCGGAGCCATCCGCCTTTCGCGGTTCGGCGGCCGCGAGGCCATCCCCGTGCGGAGCGAACTGGCTGTGACTCTCGATCAGGTCGAGCAGTTCATGCGTTCGCGGCGGTCCGTGCGCGCCTTCAAGGCGCAGGCTCTGGAACGCGCTGTGCTGGAGCGCCTCATGGGCGTGACGGCTTATGCTCCGTCCGGTCACAACGAGCGCAAGGTGGAGTGGGCCGTGGTGGCCACGCCCGAGGCCGTGCAGACCGTCTCCCGCATGGTGGCGGACTGGATGCAGCTGAAGGTTGATGAGAAGCACCCGCTGGTGCAGTCCCTGCACTTGCGTGGCGTGGTGCGGGCCTGTAGGGCCGGGGCGGATCTCATCTGCCGCAATGCGCCCGCGCTGGCGCTGGCTCATGCCCCGCGCGAGGGAGCGACTCCGGCGGAGGACGCCGTCATCGCCGCGAGCCACGTGGAACTGGCCGCCCATGCCGCCGGTCTTGGCGCATGCTGGGCCGGGTACGTGACCCACGCCGTGAACGGCCACCAGCCGCTGGCGGAGTACCTCGGCATTCCCGAGGGGCACGTGGTTTACGCCACGCTGATGCTCGGGCATCCCGCCGTGCGCTACGCGGCCATCCCCCCGCGCGAGATGGGCGGCGTGAACTGGGTGGAATAGCGCGACAGACGACTGAATATGACAGGGGCGGCCTTTGGGCCGCCCCTTTTTTGTTTGATGCTTCGGCGTGTTCCGAATCGCGGTGGGAAGGTGTATCCTGCCGGGAGTGGCGGATGAATCCGGCGGCGAGAGCGCGCTAGACTTTCGCGATTGGCGTCCTACGCAGGCGGACGATGCTGTCCAGCATGTACAGGGCCACACCCGCCCAGATGAAGGCGAAGGTGCCCAGATGCGCGGCGGTGAATTCCTCGCCGTAGACGAAGACGCCGAGGGCGAACATGCCGGTGGGGCTCAGGTATTGGAGGACGCCCACCGTGGTCAGGCGAAGGCGTCGTGCGCCGAAGGCGAAGGCCGCCAGCGGCAGCGAGGTCACCGCGCCAGCGCCCACGAGCAGCGCGTCCATGGCGAGAGTTCCGTGGCCGAGGGCGGCCAGCCCCTGCGATTCGCGAAACAGCAGAAATGCCGCGGCCGGGACGCCCATGATAGCCGTCTCCACGAACAGGCCGGGCAGGGCCTCGGTATTCACGATCTTGCGCACCAGCCCGTACAGGCCGAAGGTGACGGCCAGCACGAGGGCTATCCACGGGATGCGTCCGAACTGCCACAGCTCCAGCAGCACGCCGCACACGGCGAAGCCGATGGCGAGGCCCTGCACGCGGTTC
Proteins encoded in this window:
- a CDS encoding OmpA family protein, giving the protein MRIHHLALAILLVGFSYGCQPKGPDVQPHIANTPRVATAPTTPIRKLQVDTLPLTAQREWQDRVNRLERLVAMLKIGNKPEVSSFQVEPGVIDGINHATPVIRIRFDSAVFFAFDSDKPRKDCEGILELMSEMMKRDMPDTQLLLLGHTDSRGTQGYNMALSLRRATNVMKALLTRGVRTRQMSTVAIGEMQPVASNKTTEGRARNRRVEFLLSSSLQANLNVVSEVDFCATCIEEQDHGSVTIREKSTSIAEDESRKGINDLQVMQLTDEHRIAPLEGTLETAKHKSVQTYLTNHKSIEVY
- a CDS encoding efflux RND transporter permease subunit; translation: MGSVVRLTIERSRMTIFLLVVLVLAGVGVYFDQARQEDPEITIRKAQVVVRFPGLPPERVEKLLVQPIEEAIKTIPEVENIESMSMTGMGIIMPEVGDAYFDLAPIWADLRNKMDDLAPSLPQGTQGPMVNDDFGRVAVITLALTGDGFSPREFRWMAREMRDQLVNVPLVAKVDLYGIQDERIWLEFDPVRLNRIGMQPAVLISELQRRNVILPGGSVAASGMKIIIQPTGSFDTLDDIRGVPIPVSGGGTVYLGDLCEVRRGYVDPPKAPVLYNGRPAVVLALSMVANSNIAELARNVEAVMPGIRADLPLGMELSVINYQPDLVAEAVAGATENLFQTIGVVLVVVMVFLGWRTGLIVGTGIPLTVMVVLVGMSMWDVAIHRISIAAIIVALGLLVDNGIVMAEDIQRRLSLDPDRMKAATEAARSLAVPLLISSLTTVLAFLPLMLAENTSGEFLASLTQVVILALLGSWFLCISVIPAFCYWFLPAPAEGHGGEERPTGRAYVFYERILKAALRQRVLVVVAIFAAVAGSLVLMGGVKQRNMPPSERNQFTISLSLPAGSEVAETMRVAGRLADFLSDSERNPEITGNVAYIASGGPRFFLALQPPDPLENSAFLVVNVRDYAEMTGVMERVEDYMAEQLPEARGRTETLFLGASPIGTVEVQITGPDVAALQVLSEKVLDVYRAVPGVIGLRSDWENPVLSVRVEVDQELATRAGLSSESIARTLSATLDGYGVSEFREGENVIPLLVRSHGGSRTTLDELRSVEFYSDALGTSVSLPQVAKLRGVVEPSIIRRLDQKRTVTIAARHPDMSSMDLYRALQPGLDAIDLPEGYALAPAGEVVDSAESQGELFKYAPHCLLGILALLILQFNTFRDPLLVMSTIPLILVGSVLGLLAFNAHFEFPALLGIFSLAGILINNSIVMIDRINQERAEGVSVREAVVSAALIRVRPIIITTTTTVVGLIPLALLGGEFWYAMSIVIMCGLAVGTLMTLFFVPVTYSLLHPERAA
- the rarD gene encoding EamA family transporter RarD, with protein sequence MTHSASAARIGGLAAAAAFAAWGLLPIYWKALGTVPAAEILCHRIVWSVPFVALLLAATHRLGEIRTILADRRTTGLLTVSALLVGSNWFVYIWAVNNAHIVESSLGYYINPLVSMLLGFIFFRDRLNRVQGLAIGFAVCGVLLELWQFGRIPWIALVLAVTFGLYGLVRKIVNTEALPGLFVETAIMGVPAAAFLLFRESQGLAALGHGTLAMDALLVGAGAVTSLPLAAFAFGARRLRLTTVGVLQYLSPTGMFALGVFVYGEEFTAAHLGTFAFIWAGVALYMLDSIVRLRRTPIAKV
- a CDS encoding nitroreductase family protein, producing MQEFESPIIIDAEKCVACGLCAKDCPLGVIVVDKEAGSAAPHPKRAERCFACGHCMAVCPTGAIRLSRFGGREAIPVRSELAVTLDQVEQFMRSRRSVRAFKAQALERAVLERLMGVTAYAPSGHNERKVEWAVVATPEAVQTVSRMVADWMQLKVDEKHPLVQSLHLRGVVRACRAGADLICRNAPALALAHAPREGATPAEDAVIAASHVELAAHAAGLGACWAGYVTHAVNGHQPLAEYLGIPEGHVVYATLMLGHPAVRYAAIPPREMGGVNWVE
- a CDS encoding efflux RND transporter periplasmic adaptor subunit; this encodes MMMSVLKKTKYSMMVRMFAAVFVSLLLAGCSEPPAPAVSRIPAVKTQVVAGQGWNVSRTFSAVVEAGESTRLAFPMKGTVAEVNAEIGDSVEAGKVLAALDPVPFDNAVRSASAQVRSAQSSLLQATEQYRRLQTLYGQGIVPKAELDKVRDARIGAESSLDLARTQLENAREDRRRTSIVAPFSGRISARSVERYAEVNPGDVVFELVGLSGLKGRALVPEGVVRELHVGGEATVSFPTLPGVGLKGTISEIGAVTEAGNAFPVYVTLDEGETRSAGILVGMAASVSFRMQGAGGQPVFLVPVSALAMTDLPRLSSEGGTGGRAPIYIFDAEAGKVSLRLVEVQGMQGNLLAVSSGLTQGEEVVVAGASFLKDGMEARRWVPETPREEIDFVTRGTQPEKEN